A stretch of the Rhinoderma darwinii isolate aRhiDar2 chromosome 3, aRhiDar2.hap1, whole genome shotgun sequence genome encodes the following:
- the LOC142750558 gene encoding uncharacterized protein LOC142750558: MNYCINAAWHGGDQPVALLRRTSTSAPVAEAPMVCPDASRSIRAGREMLSRRGATPVRVERMLPFLRGYPNRKVADLLWLGFSEGFRIPCTSVGRDGVVRNLSSALARPDLVTDKLLKEVALGRMAGPFSSPPVQNLRVSPLGLVPKKEVNKFRLIHHLSYPEGESVNDGIDPALCAVSYTNFDAAVVWVRKYGKGSLLAKTDIEAAFRLLPVHPDSFCLLGCYWQEEYFVDCCLPMGCSISCAYFEMFSTFLEWVVRREAQVQSALHYLDDFLFIGPPGTYVCAGLLHTMERVARDFGVPLAPEKTEGPMTVIKFLGIMIDSDNMECRLPDDKLLEMRELVVSALRRKKIQLRDLQSLLGHLNFACRIMPMGRVFCRRLASATAGVHSPHHFIRLSAELKADLLVWGEFLQTYNGRSVLMYQPVSSVDLELYTDASGACGFGAYFQGQWCAGVWPDTWHECGFVRNLALLELFPIVVAAELWGDCLRDRRVRFVCDNLGVVQAVNAQTANSPPVVRLLRHLVLRGLMLNAHFVAVHIPGVLNSVADSLSRQQWDRFRLLAPGAESHGLPCPEHLWKVV, translated from the exons atgaattactgcatcaatgcagcgtggcatggaggtgatcagcctgtggcactgctgaggc gtacaagcacgagtgctccggttgcggaggcgcccatggtttgtccagatgcttcaagaagcataagggcaggcagggagatgctgagcagaagaggggcgacgccggtgagggtggaaaggatgctcccgtttttaaggggctatccaaataggaaagtggcggatttgttgtggttaggattttcagaaggttttcggattccttgtacgtcggttggacgtgatggggtagtccgtaatttgtcgtctgctttggcgcggcctgatctggttacggataagctgctgaaggaggtggctttgggccgcatggcggggccgttttcctccccgcctgttcagaatttgcgtgtttccccgttaggtttggttccaaaaaaggaggtgaataaattccgccttattcatcacttgtcttatccggaaggcgagtcggtgaatgacggcattgatccggcactgtgcgcggttagttacactaactttgatgcggcggttgtttgggttcggaaatacgggaagggctctctgttagcgaaaactgacattgaggccgcttttcgtttattgccggtgcatccggatagtttttgtttgctgggatgttattggcaggaggaatattttgtggattgttgcctcccgatgggctgctccatttcatgcgcttattttgagatgtttagcacgtttttggagtgggtggtccgtcgggaggcgcaggtgcaatctgcgctgcattatctggatgatttcctgtttatcggtccgccgggtacctatgtgtgtgcaggattgctacacactatggagagagtggcaagggattttggggtacctctggcgcctgaaaaaactgagggacccatgacggtcattaagtttttgggaatcatgattgattcagataacatggagtgtcgcttgcctgatgataagttgctggagatgagagagttggtggtgagtgcgctgcgcaggaagaaaatacagttgcgggacttgcaatccttgttggggcatttgaattttgcttgtaggattatgcccatggggcgggtgttttgcaggcgattggcaagtgctaccgcaggggtgcattcccctcatcatttcattaggttgtcggcggagttgaaagctgacttgttggtgtggggggagtttttgcagacctataatgggcggtcggtgctcatgtatcagccggtgtctagtgtggacttggagctgtatactgatgcgtcaggtgcttgtggatttggggcttatttccaggggcagtggtgtgcaggagtttggcctgatacatggcatgaatgtggttttgtccgtaacttggctctgctggaattgttcccgattgtggtggcggcggagttgtggggggattgtctgcgggaccggagagtgcgtttcgtatgtgacaatctgggtgtggttcaggctgttaatgcgcagacagctaattctccgccagtcgtgcggctattgcgacatttagttttgagaggtctgatgttgaatgcgcattttgtggcagtgcatattcctggggtgctgaattctgtggctgattccctttctcgtcaacagtgggacaggtttcgtctgctggcgccgggggcggagtctcatggcctgccttgtccagagcatctgtggaaggtggtgtga